CACCTGGTAGCCGGTGTGCGCCACTTGATCATGGATATGGGCATCGGTGAGACGCTGGAAGGCGGCCGCCTGGGCTCGAAAATCATCATCGCCATTTCCGTGGTGCTGATCGTTCTGGCAGGAGTTTGGATATGGTAACCAGCGTTACGAACCTTTCGCGTTCGGGCCTCTATGACTGGATGGCGCAGCGTGTGTCTGCGGTCGTTCTCGCGGCTTATTTCATTTTCCTGATCGGGTACCTCGTTGCAAACCCTGGCATTGGCTACGCCCAATGGCATGGTCTGTTCTCCCACAACGGGATGCGTATCTTCAGTCTGCTCGCCCTTGTGGCCCTGGGCGCTCACGCCTGGGTCGGCATGTGGACCATCGCGACCGACTACCTGACGCCGATGGCGCTGGGCAAGTCCGCGACTGCAGTACGTTTCCTTTTCCAGGCAGTATGCGGCGTCGCGATGTTCGCTTACTTCGTCTGGGGTGTGCAGATTCTCTGGGGTATCTGATTCATGGCTAACATTCCAACGATTTCTTTTGACGCCATCATTATTGGTGGCGGCGGCGCCGGCATGCGTGCTGCACTGCAGCTGGCCCAGGGCGGTCACAAGACGGCCGTGATCACCAAGGTGTTCCCGACCCGTTCCCACACCGTATCGGCCCAGGGTGGCATCACCTGCGCCATCGCTTCTGCCGATCCGAACGACGACTGGCGCTGGCACATGTACGATACCGTCAAGGGCTCCGACTATATCGGTGACCAGGACGCTATCGAGTACATGTGTCAGGAAGGCCCGGCTGCGGTGTTCGAGCTGGACCACATGGGTCTGCCGTTCTCCCGTACCGAGCAAGGCCGTATCTACCAGCGTCCATTCGGCGGCCAGTCCAAGGATTACGGTAAAGGCGGCCAGGCTGCCCGTACCTGCGCGGCATCCGACCGTACCGGTCACGCACTGCTGCATACCCTTTATCAGGGCAACCTGAAAGCCGGCACCACGTTCCTGAACGAGTACTACGCAGTTGACCTGGTGAAAAACCAGGACGGCGCATTCGTCGGCGTGATCGCTATCTGCATCGAAACCGGTGAAACCACCTACATCCGCGCCAAGGCTACTGTTCTGGCGACGGGCGGTGCAGGCCGTATCTACGCTTCGACCACCAATGCCCTGATCAACACCGGCGACGGCGTTGGCATGGCCCTGCGTGCAGGCGTTCCGGTACAAGACATCGAAATGTGGCAGTTCCACCCAACCGGCATCGCCGGTGCCGGTGTACTGGTTACAGAAGGGTGCCGCGGTGAAGGTGGTTACCTGATCAACAAGCACGGCGAACGTTTCATGGAGCGTTATGCTCCGAACGCCAAGGACCTTGCCGGTCGTGACGTGGTTGCCCGTTCGATGGTTAAAGAAATCATCGCCGGCAACGGTTGCGGCCCGAACGGCGACCACGTGATGTTGAAGCTCGATCACCTGGGCGAGGAAGTGCTGCACAGCCGCTTGCCAGGTATCTGCGAACTGTCCAAGACATTCGCGCACGTTGACCCGGTTGTTGCTCCGGTTCCGGTGGTTCCAACTTGCCACTATATGATGGGCGGCGTGCCGACCAACATTCATGGCCAGGCGATCACCCAGAACGCCGAAGGCGTGGACGAGATCATTCATGGTCTGTTCGCTGTAGGCGAAGTGGCTTGCGTATCGGTACACGGTGCCAACCGTCTGGGCGGCAACTCGCTGCTCGACCTGGTGGTATTCGGTCGCGCTGCCGGCCTGCACCTGGAAAAGGCCCTGACCGACGGCATCGAGTACGATGACGCGACCGACGCCAACATCGAAGCTGCCCTGGCGCGCCTGAATGCTCTGAACGAGCGCACTGATGGCGAAGATGTGGCAACCCTGCGTCGCGAGCTGCAAAGCTGCATGCAGAACTACTTCGGTGTATTCCGTACTGGCGAATACATGCAGAAGGGTATTACCCAACTGGCTGACCTGCGCAAGCGGATTGCCAACGTCAAGATCAACGATAAGAGCCAGGCGTTCAACACCGCTCGTATCGAAGCCCTTGAGCTGCAAAACCTGTTGGAAGTGGCTGAAGCGACTGCGATCGCCGCCGAGGTTCGTAAAGAATCCCGTGGTGCCCACGCTCGTGAAGACTATGAAGATCGCGATGACGAAAACTGGTTGTGCCACACCCTGTACTTCCCGGGTGACAAGCGCGTAACCAAGCGTGCTGTGAACTTCTCGCCGAAGACGGTTCCGACGTTTGAACCGAAAATTCGGACTTACTAAGGGTGGCTGCCATGTTGAAAGTCAGTGTTTATCGCTACAACCCTGATCAGGACGCTGCGCCGTTCATGCAGGAATTCACGGTCGATACCGGTGGTAAAGACCTGATGGTGCTGGATGTGCTGGCCCTGATCAAAGAGCAGGACGAAGGTTTCTCCTATCGTCGCTCTTGCCGTGAAGGTGTCTGCGGTTCCGACGGCATGAACATCAACGGCAAAAACGGCCTGGCGTGTGTTACGCCGCTGTCTGCCGTGGTCAAGAAAGGCACGCTCGTTGTCCGTCCATTGCCAGGTTTGCCGGTTATCCGTGACCTGGTCGTCGATATGAGCATCTTCTACAAGCAATACGAGAAGGTTAAGCCATTCCTGCAGAACGACACGCCGGCTCCGGCCATCGAGCGTCTGCAGTCCCCGGAAGAGCGCGAGAAGCTCGACGGTCTGTACGAGTGCATCCTGTGCGCTTGCTGCTCGACCTCTTGCCCGTCCTTCTGGTGGAACCCGGACAAGTTCCTGGGTCCAGCTGCTCTGCTGCAAGCCTATCGCTTCCTGGCAGACAGCCGTGACACCAAGACGTCCGAGCGTCTGGCTTCACTGGATGACCCGTTCAGCGTATTCCGCTGCCGCGGGATCATGAACTGCGTCAACGTATGTCCCAAAGGCCTGAACCCGACTAAGGCCATTGGTCACATCCGTAACATGCTGCTGCAAAGCGGCGTGTAAGACGTTGTAGTAAAAGCAGGACCGTTGTGCCCGTAAATGCTACGGCGCAGGCTTCAACCGGCGCCGTAGTTTTAACTTGAGCAGCGACTTACAAAGCCGCAGCTCTTACTTTGAAGAAATGAGACAAGCAGGGGCATTCGGGTTGGTACCCGAACTATCAGCGTGATCCTAAGTGGCTTGTTTTGGTCGCTGCACTTGGCCTTTTGCAAGCAAACTCGGTGTTTTCGCCGGTGGTGTCCCCAAATCGAGGGTGACCAAGCATGCAAGAAAGCGTGATGCAGCGCATGTGGAACAGCGGCTATCTTTCAGGTGGTAACGCTGCCTATGTGGAAGAGCTTTATGAGCTCTACCTGCACGACCCTAACGCTGTGCCAGAAGAATGGCGCACCAAATTTCAGACGTTGTCTTCAGACGGCAACGCTGCCACCGATGTATCGCACGCAACAATTCGCGATCAGTTTGTGCTGCTGGCAAAGAACCAGCGCCGCGCCCAACCGGTTTCCGCCGGGAGCGTGAGCAGTGAGCACGAGAAGAAGCAAGTTGAAGTACTGCGACTGATCCAGGCCTACCGTATGCGTGGCCACCAGGCAGCCCAGCTTGATCCGCTGGGGCTGTGGCAGCGTCCTGCACCTGCAGACCTGTCGATCAATCACTACGGCTTGACCAATGCCGATCTTGATACGATTTTCCGTGCCGGCGACCTGTTCATCGGCAAAGAGGAAGCGAGCCTACGCGAAATTCACGAAGCGTTGCAGCAGACATATTGCCGCACCATCGGCGCTGAATTTACGCATATCACCGATTCCGAGCAGCGCCACTGGTTCCAGCATCGCCTGGAAGGCGTGCGTGGCCGTCCGGTGCTGTCCGCCGATGTGCGCGGCCACCTGCTTGAGCGCGTAACCGCTGCCGAAGGCCTTGAAAAGTACCTGGGTACCAAATACCCGGGCACCAAGCGTTTCGGCCTGGAAGGCGGCGAGAGCCTGATTCCGATGCTTGACGAACTGATCCAGCGTTCCGGTTCCTACGGCACCAAGGAAATCGTGATCGGCATGGCTCACCGTGGTCGCCTGAACGTGTTGGTCAACACCTTCGGCAAGAACCCGCGCGAGCTGTTCGACGAGTTCGAAGGCAAGAAGAAGGTCGAGCTGGGTTCCGGTGACGTTAAATACCACCAGGGCTTCTCGTCCAACGTGATGACCACCGGCGGTGAAGTTCACCTGGCCATGGCGTTCAACCCATCCCACCTGGAAATCGTTTCTCCAGTGGTCGAGGGTTCGGTACGTGCGCGTCAGGATCGTCGCAACGATTCTACCGGTGAGAAGGTTCTGCCGATTTCCATCCACGGTGACGCGGCATTCGCCGGTCAAGGCGTGGTCCTGGAAACGTTCCAGATGTCGCAGACCCGCGGCTTCAAGACCGGCGGTACCGTTCACATCGTTATCAACAACCAGGTTGGTTTCACCATCAGCAACCCGCTGGACGCGCGCTCTACCGAGTACGCGACCGACGTTGCCAAGATGATCCAGGCGCCGATCCTCCATGTGAATGGGGATGATCCGGAAGCTGTATTGTTCGTGACCCAACTGGCCATTGACTACCGCATGCAGTTCAAGCGTGACGTGGTCATCGACCTGGTTTGCTACCGCCGTCGCGGTCACAACGAAGCGGATGAGCCTAGCGGCACCCAACCGTTGATGTACCAGCAGATCACCAAGCAGCGCACCACCCGTGAGCTGTACGCCGAAAGCCTGACCAAGGCCGGTGTGCTGGATGAAGCGCGTGTTCAGGCGAAGATCGATGAATACCGCAACGCGCTGGACAACGGTCTGCATGTAGTAAAAAGCCTGGTCAAGGAACCGAACAAAGAGTTGTTCGTGGACTGGCGCCCGTACCTGGGCCACGCCTGGACTGCGCGTCACGACACCTCGTTCGATCTGAAGACCCTGCAGGAACTGTCCGCCAAGCTGCTGGAAATCCCGGAAGGCTTCGTAGTACAGCGCCAGGTTGCGAAGATCTACGAAGACCGTCAGAAGATGCAAGCCGGCGGCCTGCCGATCAACTGGGGTTATGCCGAAACCATGGCATACGCGACCCTGGCGTTCGAAGGTCACCCGATCCGCATGACCGGCCAGGACATCGGCCGTGGTACGTTCTCGCACCGTCACGCGGTATTGCACAACCAGAAAGACGCGGGCACCTACATCCCGTTGCAGCACCTGTATGAAGGCCAGCCACGTTTCGACCTGTACGATTCGTTCCTGTCCGAAGAAGCCGTGCTGGCGTTCGAATACGGTTACTCGACCACCACGCCAAACGCGCTGGTGATCTGGGAAGCCCAGTTCGGCGACTTCGCCAACGGTGCCCAAGTGGTTATCGACCAGTTCATCACCAGCGGCGAGCACAAGTGGGGCCGTCTGTGCGGTCTGACCATGTTGCTGCCACACGGTTATGAAGGTCAGGGTCCGGAGCACTCCTCGGCCCGTCTGGAGCGTTACCTGCAATTGTGCGCCGAGCACAATATCCAGGTCTGCGTACCGACTACCCCGGCCCAGATCTACCACTTGCTGCGTCGCCAGGTGATCCGCCCGCTGCGCAAGCCGTTGGTAGTGCTGACTCCGAAATCGCTGTTGCGTCACAAATTGGCCATCTCGACCCTGGAAGATCTGGCCGATGGTTCGTTCCAGACCGTTATCTCGGAAATCGACACCCTGGACGCGGCCAAGGTCACTCGCCTGATCCTGTGCAGCGGCAAGGTCTACTACGACTTGCTGGAAAAACGTCGTGCCGAAGGCCGCGAAGACATCGCCATCGTGCGTATCGAGCAGCTTTACCCGTTCCCGGAAGACGACCTGATGGAGGCCATTGCGCCTTACACCAACCTCACCAATGTGGTGTGGTGTCAGGAAGAACCGATGAACCAGGGCGCGTGGTACAGCAGCCAGCATCACCTGCGTCGCAGCATCGGCAACCACAACAAGGCCTTGAGCCTGGAGTATGCCGGTCGTGATGCTTCTGCTGCGCCTGCTTGTGGTTATGCATCGATGCACGCCGAGCAGCAGGAAAAACTGCTGCAAGATGCTTTCACTGTTTAACGCCTTCGCGCTGACTGAAACCGAATTTTAAGGACCCACAGATAATGGCTATCGAAATCAAAGCCCCGTCATTCCCGGAATCGGTTGCCGATGGCACCGTTGCCACCTGGCACAAGAAACCAGGCGAGGCCGTCAAGCGTGACGACCTGATCGTCGACATCGAGACTGACAAGGTCGTGCTGGAAGTGTTGGCCGAAGCCGACGGCGTCCTGGGTGCCATCGTTGCCGAAGAGGGCGCAACCGTCCTGTCCAACCAGGTACTGGGCTCGATCGAAGCGGGCAGCGCTGCTGCCGCTGCTCCAGCCGCCGCTGCTGCTCCGGCTGCCGCACCTGCTGCTGCCGCTCCGGCCGCTGGTGGTGAAGATCCAATCGCTGCACCGGCTGCACGCCAGTTGGCTGAAGAAAACGGCATCAACCTGGCTTCCATCAAAGGCACCGGCAAAGACGGCCGTGTGACCAAGGAAGACGTGGTAGCTGCTGTTGAAGCCAAGAAAAACGCTCCGGCTGCCGCGCCTGCCAAGGCTGCTGCCCCGGCTGCCGCTGCTCCTGTGTTCGCCGCTGGCGACCGCACCGAGAAGCGCGTACCGATGACCCGCGTTCGTGCCACCGTGGCCAAGCGCCTGGTTGAAGCACAGTCGAACATGGCGATGCTGACCACTTTCAACGAAGTCGACATGACAGAAGTCATGGCCCTGCGTTCGAAGTACAAGGATCTGTTTGAGAAGTCCCACAATGGCGTGCGCCTGGGCTTCATGTCGTTCTTCGTGAAAGCGGCCACCGAAGCACTCAAGCGCTTCCCGGCAGTCAACGCTTCCATCGACGGCAGCGACATCGTCTACCACGGTTATGCTGACATCGGCGTTGCCGTCTCCAGCGACCGTGGCCTGGTGGTGCCAGTCCTGCGTAACGCCGAGCTGATGAGCCTGGCTGAAATCGAAGGCGGCATCGCTGGCTTCGGCAAGAAAGCCCGTGACGGCAAGCTGACCATCGACGAGATGACCGGCGGTACCTTCACGATCACCAACGGTGGTACTTTCGGTTCGATGATGTCGACCCCGATCGTCAACCCGCCGCAAGCCGCGATCCTGGGCATGCACAACATCATCCAGCGTCCGATGGCCATCAACGGCCAAGTTGTGATTCGTCCGATGATGTACCTGGCACTGTCCTACGATCACCGCCTGATCGATGGTAAAGAAGCCGTGACTTTCCTGGTGACCATCAAGAACCTGCTGGAAGATCCAGCTCGTCTGCTGCTGGATATCTGATAAAGCGGCCGTGAGCTGCAAGTTTCAAGCTGCAAGCAATTGCAGCCTGGCTTGTGGCTCGGGCTTGAAGCTTTTTTGCTAAAGAGGATTTTTTTTCATGTCGCAGAAATTTGACGTTGTAGTGATTGGTGCGGGCCCTGGCGGCTACGTTGCCGCCATCAAGGCCGCTCAACTGGGCCTCTCGACTGCTTGCATCGAAAAATACACCGACAAGGAAGGCAAACTGGCGCTGGGCGGTACTTGCCTGAACGTGGGTTGCATTCCTTCCAAGGCGCTGCTGGACAGCTCCTGGAAATTCCACGAAGCCCAGGACGGTTTTGCCATCCACGGCATCAACCACGCTGGCGTGACCATGGACGTGCCAGCAATGGTTGGCCGCAAGGCCAACATCGTCAAAGGCCTGACCTCTGGCGTTGCTACCCTGTTCAAGGCCAATGGCGTTACTTCCCTGCAAGGTCACGGCAAACTGCTGGCCGGCAAGAAAGTTGAAATCACCAAGCCAGATGGTTCGACCGAAATCATCGAAGCCGAAAACGTGATCCTGGCTCCAGGTTCGCGTCCAATCGACATTCCACCGGCTCCAGTTGATCAGAACGTGATCGTGGACTCGACCGGTGCCCTGGAATTCCAATCGGTACCAAAACGCCTGGGCGTGATCGGCGCTGGCGTAATCGGCCTGGAATTGGGTTCGGTCTGGTCCCGCCTGGGTTCCGAAGTGACCGTACTG
The Pseudomonas hygromyciniae genome window above contains:
- a CDS encoding succinate dehydrogenase iron-sulfur subunit, whose product is MLKVSVYRYNPDQDAAPFMQEFTVDTGGKDLMVLDVLALIKEQDEGFSYRRSCREGVCGSDGMNINGKNGLACVTPLSAVVKKGTLVVRPLPGLPVIRDLVVDMSIFYKQYEKVKPFLQNDTPAPAIERLQSPEEREKLDGLYECILCACCSTSCPSFWWNPDKFLGPAALLQAYRFLADSRDTKTSERLASLDDPFSVFRCRGIMNCVNVCPKGLNPTKAIGHIRNMLLQSGV
- a CDS encoding 2-oxoglutarate dehydrogenase E1 component; the encoded protein is MQESVMQRMWNSGYLSGGNAAYVEELYELYLHDPNAVPEEWRTKFQTLSSDGNAATDVSHATIRDQFVLLAKNQRRAQPVSAGSVSSEHEKKQVEVLRLIQAYRMRGHQAAQLDPLGLWQRPAPADLSINHYGLTNADLDTIFRAGDLFIGKEEASLREIHEALQQTYCRTIGAEFTHITDSEQRHWFQHRLEGVRGRPVLSADVRGHLLERVTAAEGLEKYLGTKYPGTKRFGLEGGESLIPMLDELIQRSGSYGTKEIVIGMAHRGRLNVLVNTFGKNPRELFDEFEGKKKVELGSGDVKYHQGFSSNVMTTGGEVHLAMAFNPSHLEIVSPVVEGSVRARQDRRNDSTGEKVLPISIHGDAAFAGQGVVLETFQMSQTRGFKTGGTVHIVINNQVGFTISNPLDARSTEYATDVAKMIQAPILHVNGDDPEAVLFVTQLAIDYRMQFKRDVVIDLVCYRRRGHNEADEPSGTQPLMYQQITKQRTTRELYAESLTKAGVLDEARVQAKIDEYRNALDNGLHVVKSLVKEPNKELFVDWRPYLGHAWTARHDTSFDLKTLQELSAKLLEIPEGFVVQRQVAKIYEDRQKMQAGGLPINWGYAETMAYATLAFEGHPIRMTGQDIGRGTFSHRHAVLHNQKDAGTYIPLQHLYEGQPRFDLYDSFLSEEAVLAFEYGYSTTTPNALVIWEAQFGDFANGAQVVIDQFITSGEHKWGRLCGLTMLLPHGYEGQGPEHSSARLERYLQLCAEHNIQVCVPTTPAQIYHLLRRQVIRPLRKPLVVLTPKSLLRHKLAISTLEDLADGSFQTVISEIDTLDAAKVTRLILCSGKVYYDLLEKRRAEGREDIAIVRIEQLYPFPEDDLMEAIAPYTNLTNVVWCQEEPMNQGAWYSSQHHLRRSIGNHNKALSLEYAGRDASAAPACGYASMHAEQQEKLLQDAFTV
- the sdhA gene encoding succinate dehydrogenase flavoprotein subunit, producing the protein MANIPTISFDAIIIGGGGAGMRAALQLAQGGHKTAVITKVFPTRSHTVSAQGGITCAIASADPNDDWRWHMYDTVKGSDYIGDQDAIEYMCQEGPAAVFELDHMGLPFSRTEQGRIYQRPFGGQSKDYGKGGQAARTCAASDRTGHALLHTLYQGNLKAGTTFLNEYYAVDLVKNQDGAFVGVIAICIETGETTYIRAKATVLATGGAGRIYASTTNALINTGDGVGMALRAGVPVQDIEMWQFHPTGIAGAGVLVTEGCRGEGGYLINKHGERFMERYAPNAKDLAGRDVVARSMVKEIIAGNGCGPNGDHVMLKLDHLGEEVLHSRLPGICELSKTFAHVDPVVAPVPVVPTCHYMMGGVPTNIHGQAITQNAEGVDEIIHGLFAVGEVACVSVHGANRLGGNSLLDLVVFGRAAGLHLEKALTDGIEYDDATDANIEAALARLNALNERTDGEDVATLRRELQSCMQNYFGVFRTGEYMQKGITQLADLRKRIANVKINDKSQAFNTARIEALELQNLLEVAEATAIAAEVRKESRGAHAREDYEDRDDENWLCHTLYFPGDKRVTKRAVNFSPKTVPTFEPKIRTY
- the sdhD gene encoding succinate dehydrogenase, hydrophobic membrane anchor protein, which codes for MVTSVTNLSRSGLYDWMAQRVSAVVLAAYFIFLIGYLVANPGIGYAQWHGLFSHNGMRIFSLLALVALGAHAWVGMWTIATDYLTPMALGKSATAVRFLFQAVCGVAMFAYFVWGVQILWGI
- the odhB gene encoding 2-oxoglutarate dehydrogenase complex dihydrolipoyllysine-residue succinyltransferase translates to MAIEIKAPSFPESVADGTVATWHKKPGEAVKRDDLIVDIETDKVVLEVLAEADGVLGAIVAEEGATVLSNQVLGSIEAGSAAAAAPAAAAAPAAAPAAAAPAAGGEDPIAAPAARQLAEENGINLASIKGTGKDGRVTKEDVVAAVEAKKNAPAAAPAKAAAPAAAAPVFAAGDRTEKRVPMTRVRATVAKRLVEAQSNMAMLTTFNEVDMTEVMALRSKYKDLFEKSHNGVRLGFMSFFVKAATEALKRFPAVNASIDGSDIVYHGYADIGVAVSSDRGLVVPVLRNAELMSLAEIEGGIAGFGKKARDGKLTIDEMTGGTFTITNGGTFGSMMSTPIVNPPQAAILGMHNIIQRPMAINGQVVIRPMMYLALSYDHRLIDGKEAVTFLVTIKNLLEDPARLLLDI